One window of Candidatus Nitrospira kreftii genomic DNA carries:
- a CDS encoding Type I restriction enzyme R Protein encodes MAQSYTEDSLVEQPAIQLFTEMGWQTLSAVEEVFGIASTLGRETKGEVVLVPRLRAVLERLNPSLPPEAISAAIDQLTRDRSVMSLTAANREVYELLKDGVEISVTDAKTGGQESKRVRVIDWENPTVNDFLLVSQFSVTGTLYTRRPDLVGFVNGLPLVVIELKKPGVPAQQAFDDNLTCYKSDIPQLFWFNGVMIASNGTESRVGSLTADWDRFFEWKRIEREDEPRRVSLEVMLRGTCEPSRLLDLLENFSLFSEHKAGLVKVLGQNHQFLGVNNAIAATLVARKQGHGRGGVFWQTQGSGKSFAMVFFAQKILRKISGDWKFVVVTDRVELDDQIAKTFKACGAVSETESELCHAQSGAELRQLLSENHRYVFTLIHKFQTPEVLCDRPDVIVLTDEAHRSQYDTLALNMRAALPKALFLAFTGTPLIAGEERTREVFGDYVSIYDFQQSVEDGATVPLFYENRAPELRLENPNLNDDIYNLIEAAGLDEEQEKRLDRELGRQYQLLTREDRLETIAKDIVQHFLGRGFQGKAMVISIDKATALRMHNKVRVHWKREEQRVEQELATLRTYGTTAADPDRILELKARLAVIRTTEMALIVSSTQNEIADMQKLGLDIAPHRKRMNDETLDEDFKNPDDPLRLVFVCAMWLTGFDAPSCSTVYLDKPMRNHTLMQTIARANRVFPGKHSGLIVDYANVFASLEKALAIYAKGRGGEQPIRDKQKLVENLRQAITETEAFCLAHGVNLREIEQTPAGSLDRLTKIAEAVECLISPDPLRKDFLGQEGWVRVLFQAVKPDPSVLEFTSRVACLATIAESIRERTGEGPADISAVMVDLNTILDASVAADGFHIPQERTGHGIIDLTKIDFEALAKRFGKSRTKNIDLEQLKAAIRAQLNKLVRLNRTRADYLSKFEELIESYNAGSRNIDELFRELLALSRSLNDEHERHVRENLTEEELVIFDILTRPAPELSAAERAELKKVAKDLLDKLKQLLVLNWRQTVSARSRVKLAIEDLLDQGLPRAYNPDLYKQKCSAVFEHVYEMYGEKGASPYRSYPESSSLSSSL; translated from the coding sequence CTAACTGCGGCGAATCGCGAGGTGTACGAGCTTCTCAAGGACGGAGTGGAGATTTCCGTCACAGATGCTAAGACTGGAGGGCAGGAGTCTAAGCGTGTCCGCGTCATCGACTGGGAGAACCCTACGGTCAACGACTTTCTCCTTGTCAGCCAATTCAGCGTCACCGGTACACTCTATACCCGCCGACCTGATCTTGTTGGATTCGTCAATGGCCTGCCTCTCGTCGTCATCGAGCTGAAAAAGCCCGGTGTACCTGCGCAGCAGGCCTTCGACGATAACCTCACCTGCTACAAGTCCGATATTCCCCAACTCTTCTGGTTCAACGGCGTGATGATCGCCTCCAACGGCACGGAGAGTCGCGTGGGTTCTTTGACCGCCGACTGGGATCGGTTCTTTGAGTGGAAGCGGATCGAACGAGAGGACGAACCGCGGCGGGTGTCGCTCGAAGTGATGCTGCGAGGCACCTGTGAACCATCCCGTCTGCTCGATCTGCTCGAAAACTTCAGCCTCTTTTCAGAACACAAAGCTGGACTCGTCAAAGTGCTGGGCCAGAACCACCAGTTTCTTGGTGTGAACAACGCTATCGCGGCGACGCTGGTTGCCCGGAAACAAGGGCACGGACGGGGCGGCGTGTTCTGGCAGACGCAGGGATCGGGAAAGAGCTTCGCCATGGTGTTCTTCGCGCAGAAGATCCTTCGCAAGATTTCCGGCGACTGGAAATTTGTCGTTGTGACAGATCGTGTCGAACTGGACGACCAGATTGCCAAAACCTTCAAGGCCTGCGGTGCGGTTAGCGAGACGGAAAGCGAGTTGTGTCATGCACAAAGTGGGGCAGAGCTCCGACAGTTGCTGAGTGAGAATCACCGCTATGTCTTTACGCTGATTCACAAGTTCCAGACTCCTGAAGTGCTCTGTGATCGGCCCGACGTGATCGTACTGACCGATGAAGCCCATCGCAGCCAGTACGACACCCTAGCGTTGAACATGCGGGCGGCCCTTCCCAAGGCGCTCTTCCTTGCCTTTACGGGGACGCCTCTCATTGCCGGGGAGGAACGGACTCGCGAGGTATTCGGCGACTATGTCTCCATCTATGACTTCCAGCAGTCGGTTGAGGACGGCGCGACAGTCCCGTTGTTCTATGAAAACCGGGCGCCGGAACTCCGCTTGGAGAATCCGAACCTCAATGACGATATCTACAATCTGATCGAAGCGGCGGGGTTGGATGAGGAGCAGGAGAAACGGCTGGATCGTGAGCTGGGCCGGCAATATCAATTGCTCACTCGAGAGGACAGGTTGGAGACGATCGCCAAAGATATTGTCCAGCACTTCCTCGGACGTGGCTTTCAGGGCAAGGCCATGGTCATTTCCATCGATAAGGCCACAGCCCTTCGAATGCATAACAAAGTCCGAGTGCACTGGAAGAGGGAAGAGCAACGAGTTGAACAGGAATTGGCTACGCTCAGGACTTATGGAACGACGGCCGCCGACCCTGATCGCATCCTGGAACTGAAGGCACGGCTGGCTGTGATCCGCACCACCGAGATGGCGTTGATTGTGTCGTCTACCCAAAATGAAATTGCAGATATGCAGAAGCTGGGGCTCGATATCGCACCGCATCGGAAGCGCATGAATGACGAGACTTTGGATGAGGATTTTAAGAACCCGGACGATCCATTGCGGCTGGTCTTCGTCTGTGCCATGTGGCTGACGGGCTTTGATGCCCCGAGCTGCTCGACAGTGTATCTCGACAAACCGATGCGGAATCACACGTTGATGCAGACGATTGCCCGAGCCAATCGTGTGTTTCCCGGCAAGCACAGCGGCCTTATTGTGGATTATGCGAACGTCTTTGCCTCGTTGGAGAAGGCGCTGGCGATCTATGCCAAAGGCCGCGGCGGGGAGCAGCCTATCCGGGACAAGCAAAAGCTCGTGGAAAACCTGCGCCAGGCGATCACGGAGACCGAAGCCTTCTGCCTGGCTCATGGCGTCAATCTCAGAGAAATTGAGCAGACTCCGGCGGGGAGTCTTGACCGGCTGACGAAGATTGCCGAGGCGGTTGAATGCCTGATCTCTCCCGACCCTCTCCGCAAAGACTTTCTGGGCCAGGAGGGATGGGTGCGAGTGCTCTTTCAGGCTGTGAAGCCCGATCCATCTGTGTTGGAATTCACGTCCCGCGTGGCCTGCCTGGCGACTATTGCCGAAAGCATTCGTGAACGAACGGGCGAGGGACCGGCAGATATTTCAGCCGTGATGGTCGATCTTAATACGATTTTGGATGCGTCCGTCGCTGCGGATGGGTTTCACATTCCTCAGGAAAGAACCGGCCATGGAATCATCGATCTGACGAAGATCGACTTCGAGGCGTTGGCAAAACGCTTTGGGAAGTCCAGGACTAAGAATATCGACCTGGAACAACTCAAAGCGGCGATCCGCGCTCAACTGAACAAGCTCGTTCGCCTGAACCGGACCAGAGCCGACTACCTCAGCAAGTTCGAAGAACTGATTGAATCCTACAACGCCGGCAGTCGGAATATTGACGAACTCTTCAGGGAGCTCCTGGCGCTCAGCCGTAGTTTGAACGACGAGCATGAACGGCATGTCCGGGAGAACCTCACTGAAGAGGAATTGGTAATCTTTGATATCCTCACTCGTCCTGCCCCGGAATTGAGTGCTGCCGAGCGAGCCGAACTCAAGAAGGTGGCCAAAGACCTACTGGATAAACTGAAACAGCTGCTCGTGCTGAATTGGCGACAGACCGTCTCCGCTCGTTCACGCGTGAAGCTGGCCATTGAAGATCTGCTGGATCAAGGCCTTCCACGAGCCTACAATCCTGATTTGTACAAACAGAAATGCTCAGCGGTATTCGAGCATGTCTATGAAATGTACGGCGAGAAAGGAGCGAGTCCGTACCGCTCGTACCCGGAAAGCTCATCCCTCTCCTCCTCGCTTTAA
- a CDS encoding putative endolytic peptidoglycan transglycosylase RlpA, which yields MDTYSHYNRLSSSGSLALIFCLSLGACSWVPKGDVQLDVGIKDRGVASWYGEQFHGRKAANGELFDMEALTAAHRTMPLGSVVRVINLTNGRHLHVRITDRGPYEKGRIIDLSRRAALQLGMEHKGLAYVQVEIVGERRPDLTWLSETFTGRVASVLADAKYLSDRTSSGMASHSRNLQGDLWIARRNRWALAMLSVDHWAGTSVATLGLA from the coding sequence ATGGACACCTACTCTCATTACAATCGGCTCTCATCCTCAGGTTCTCTCGCCCTCATTTTTTGCCTTTCATTGGGGGCATGCTCGTGGGTTCCCAAAGGGGATGTGCAACTCGATGTCGGTATCAAGGATCGAGGAGTGGCTTCCTGGTATGGCGAGCAGTTCCACGGTAGGAAAGCGGCGAACGGTGAGCTGTTCGATATGGAGGCGTTGACCGCCGCTCATCGAACTATGCCGCTCGGGAGCGTGGTTCGTGTCATCAATCTGACCAATGGCAGACATCTCCATGTGCGGATTACGGATCGAGGTCCCTATGAGAAAGGACGAATCATCGATCTTTCGCGTCGTGCGGCTCTGCAATTGGGCATGGAGCACAAGGGATTAGCATACGTGCAAGTTGAGATTGTCGGCGAGCGTCGCCCCGATCTCACGTGGCTTTCAGAAACGTTCACCGGGCGAGTCGCGTCGGTTCTTGCTGATGCCAAATATCTGTCTGACCGGACGTCATCCGGTATGGCGTCTCATTCTCGAAATCTTCAGGGCGACCTCTGGATAGCACGGCGAAATCGCTGGGCTCTGGCGATGCTCTCTGTCGATCATTGGGCAGGAACATCGGTGGCTACGTTAGGGCTCGCCTAA
- a CDS encoding hypothetical protein (conserved protein of unknown function): MTTATTEYKERLRQLAELMLAVSGESVTMMKRNAPEQALKLKRQDEWGIYLEFLKIMFNLTDRLVALHIPMKDQMEFMNGLEDAVTQQLKRALEPAFGNNADQMEIVMTIGTTVAESRQTYEHYKFLISEDSKTKNKMFHEFGEKVADAVGAPGNAQLSSAATLCISAVVPALSAVLQGQAPPSQDVPQAVPTVVESAAEHAKMTGQEIKLISLMSSVLGEEVETRWGLHPRFREDLTPSELQQLTKLLNQVAKILGERYAAVAFSKEWASWHKAGHA; this comes from the coding sequence ATGACTACTGCCACGACTGAATACAAAGAACGCCTTCGCCAGCTGGCGGAACTGATGCTTGCCGTGTCGGGCGAATCGGTCACGATGATGAAGCGCAATGCCCCCGAGCAGGCGCTGAAACTCAAGCGACAGGATGAGTGGGGCATCTACCTGGAATTTCTAAAGATCATGTTCAATCTCACGGATCGACTGGTGGCCCTGCATATCCCGATGAAGGACCAGATGGAGTTTATGAACGGGCTGGAAGACGCCGTAACGCAACAGTTGAAGCGCGCCCTGGAACCGGCCTTCGGAAACAATGCGGATCAGATGGAAATCGTCATGACCATTGGCACGACCGTAGCCGAAAGTCGGCAGACCTATGAGCACTACAAGTTCCTGATCTCCGAAGACTCAAAAACCAAGAACAAGATGTTCCACGAGTTCGGAGAGAAAGTGGCTGACGCGGTCGGCGCACCCGGCAATGCGCAACTCAGCTCAGCCGCGACGCTCTGTATCAGTGCGGTGGTTCCCGCTCTCAGTGCCGTACTGCAAGGGCAAGCCCCACCCTCACAGGACGTGCCGCAGGCTGTGCCCACCGTTGTCGAGAGCGCTGCCGAGCACGCTAAAATGACCGGTCAGGAGATTAAGCTCATTAGCTTGATGTCGAGCGTATTGGGCGAAGAAGTCGAAACCCGTTGGGGGCTGCACCCACGGTTTCGCGAAGATCTCACACCGTCCGAACTGCAGCAACTCACAAAACTGCTCAACCAGGTCGCGAAAATCCTTGGCGAACGGTACGCCGCCGTGGCATTCTCCAAAGAGTGGGCCTCGTGGCATAAAGCCGGACACGCCTGA
- a CDS encoding Maltodextrin phosphorylase encodes MDSPNGIHSSLPQNLSRLPELAQNLWWSWTLEARQLFETIDPTLWFLTHHNPVKLLADVKPDRLTRLAEDPSFLRQYSAVFRLFDEYLSNKKSWARTHQADLAKTTIAYFSAEFGLHASVPIYSGGLGILAGDHCKEASDLGLPLVGIGFMYPQGYFRQRITPEGWQEAAYAPFNRDESPVHLARTPSGEPYQFVVDMGGRRVTAAVWKVLAGRIPLYLIDTDVPENSPEDRALSARLYGGDQEMRLCQEILLGIGGVRMLRSLGISPSVWHANEGHSAFLTLERVREYVQKGSSHAEASELVRQSTVFTTHTPVPAGHDVFPHHLMDRYFTGYWEQLGLSRDEFLRLGDTPESGGHGFNMTALVMRLSAHVNGVSREHGRVSREMWQHFWPGLPTDQIPIRSVTNGIHVPTWISPELHHLYGKSLSPTWTQTCDDPAMWQRVMDVPDHELWAVRQAMKRKLMGFIRERARNGWMHGHLQPSQVITRGTLLDPEALTIGFARRFATYKRATLLFRDLERLKALLQDRWRPVQLVFAGKAHPADEPGRYFIHEVLNFCHDHKLGGRIAFLEDYEMHMAKYLVQGVDIWLNTPRFPMEASGTSGMKAALNGVLNLSVLDGWWVEGYNGANGWGIQPLSEPADAQTQDHHDAEQLYRLLEQEVVPLFYQRDRDDIPRGWLQMVKECIRTVAPQFCTTRMLKDYVSLMYHPATVRLPTTW; translated from the coding sequence GTGGATTCTCCCAATGGCATACACAGTTCTCTCCCCCAGAATCTTAGTCGTTTACCCGAACTTGCCCAGAATCTGTGGTGGAGCTGGACGCTGGAGGCTCGCCAACTGTTTGAAACAATCGATCCGACTCTCTGGTTTCTCACTCATCACAACCCGGTCAAGCTGTTGGCGGATGTGAAACCGGACCGATTGACGCGCTTGGCCGAGGATCCGTCGTTCCTCCGTCAATACTCAGCGGTGTTTCGGTTGTTCGACGAATACTTGAGCAACAAGAAGAGTTGGGCTAGGACACACCAGGCCGATCTGGCCAAAACGACGATCGCCTATTTCTCAGCCGAATTCGGGTTACATGCCTCCGTGCCCATCTACAGCGGCGGCCTCGGCATTTTGGCCGGAGATCATTGTAAAGAGGCGAGCGACCTCGGGCTCCCGCTTGTCGGAATCGGGTTCATGTACCCGCAAGGATATTTCCGCCAACGAATCACACCTGAGGGATGGCAAGAAGCGGCCTATGCGCCATTCAATCGCGACGAGTCTCCGGTCCATTTAGCCCGTACTCCATCGGGGGAACCGTACCAATTCGTCGTCGACATGGGTGGCCGTCGCGTGACTGCGGCGGTCTGGAAGGTGTTGGCTGGTCGCATTCCGCTGTATTTGATCGATACAGATGTGCCGGAAAACAGTCCGGAGGACCGTGCCCTCTCTGCACGGCTGTATGGCGGCGATCAGGAAATGCGGCTCTGTCAGGAAATCTTGTTGGGGATCGGTGGAGTGCGCATGTTGCGCTCCCTCGGCATCTCGCCGTCGGTATGGCATGCCAATGAAGGGCACTCCGCGTTTCTGACATTGGAACGGGTGCGGGAATATGTTCAAAAGGGCTCCTCTCACGCGGAAGCCAGCGAGCTGGTCCGCCAAAGCACGGTGTTCACTACGCACACACCCGTGCCGGCCGGACACGACGTGTTCCCTCATCATCTCATGGATCGTTACTTTACCGGATATTGGGAACAACTGGGGCTCTCGCGCGACGAGTTTCTCCGCCTCGGCGACACTCCCGAATCAGGCGGACATGGTTTCAATATGACGGCGCTCGTCATGCGCTTGTCGGCCCACGTCAACGGCGTCAGCCGCGAACATGGCCGTGTGTCACGAGAGATGTGGCAACACTTCTGGCCGGGACTACCGACCGACCAGATCCCTATCCGGAGCGTGACCAACGGCATTCACGTGCCGACGTGGATCTCACCGGAACTCCATCACTTGTACGGCAAGTCCCTGAGCCCAACCTGGACCCAGACCTGCGACGATCCGGCCATGTGGCAGCGTGTGATGGATGTGCCCGACCATGAACTGTGGGCGGTTCGACAGGCGATGAAGCGGAAACTGATGGGCTTCATCCGTGAACGCGCCAGAAACGGGTGGATGCACGGGCACCTCCAACCATCGCAAGTGATCACCCGTGGAACCCTCTTGGACCCCGAAGCGTTGACGATCGGGTTCGCCCGACGGTTCGCAACATACAAACGGGCCACCTTGCTCTTTCGAGATTTGGAACGATTGAAGGCTCTGCTCCAAGACCGTTGGCGACCGGTCCAGCTCGTGTTTGCGGGCAAGGCCCATCCAGCTGATGAGCCGGGTCGGTACTTCATTCACGAAGTGCTGAATTTCTGCCATGACCATAAACTTGGAGGCCGTATCGCCTTCCTTGAAGATTACGAGATGCATATGGCGAAGTATCTTGTCCAAGGGGTCGACATTTGGCTGAACACCCCACGATTCCCCATGGAGGCCAGCGGCACCAGCGGGATGAAAGCCGCTCTGAACGGCGTGCTGAATCTGAGCGTTCTCGATGGGTGGTGGGTCGAGGGCTACAATGGGGCCAATGGGTGGGGAATCCAACCGCTAAGTGAGCCCGCTGACGCGCAGACTCAAGATCATCACGATGCGGAGCAGCTCTATCGCCTGTTGGAACAAGAGGTCGTCCCGTTATTCTACCAGCGCGATCGAGACGATATTCCCCGAGGTTGGCTCCAAATGGTCAAAGAATGCATACGCACCGTCGCACCACAGTTCTGTACCACGCGCATGCTCAAGGATTATGTCAGTCTGATGTACCATCCTGCGACGGTGCGTCTACCGACAACATGGTAG
- a CDS encoding hypothetical protein (conserved protein of unknown function), protein MVVQRNTTNRHPLLYRRQNNMATVVVWGALLLGLITEPTFAASRGSTSTVESKAAALFKAGDYPAVANLFRELPSDATPSKAFLRQAFLSYVRLGRTDEALTIYSTLHQSGPHEYSLLRPLALGMITSHVRDRHEQVRIAAYSALADLGLPETAALLDDGLLDTSVVVRARAAEAIGKAGLAAKSGALRRALRDEMPTVRIAAMTALADANANDVRQRLLDVARTEDGPEAVFAYAALVKLGRLEKLDDIKSAATLPDTESRMAALGALGRLKHPGSLAVLSQAVYDPDPSVRAFAAGALGEFGSPGGVAPLTHAIGDEVGMVRGVAATSLGRLGIKENRPLLLGLTRDPNPHVRASAVEGLLRLGDASALSLAGDLARHPDPSIRSAAAQALSASSDKQALTLLQNLLRDQQPIPRLMAARSLRKSHVEAVPVLVEGLQDSDEAVRIASAHSLLHQITQQSSGKRRR, encoded by the coding sequence ATGGTAGTGCAGCGCAATACAACGAATCGACATCCCCTGCTCTATCGACGGCAGAACAACATGGCCACCGTGGTGGTATGGGGAGCGCTCTTGCTGGGTCTCATCACGGAGCCCACGTTTGCCGCATCAAGAGGCTCGACCTCAACTGTTGAGTCGAAGGCCGCAGCTCTTTTCAAAGCGGGTGATTATCCGGCGGTGGCAAATCTGTTCCGAGAACTGCCATCCGATGCAACACCGTCCAAAGCCTTCCTCCGCCAGGCCTTCCTGAGCTACGTCCGGCTCGGACGAACAGACGAGGCGCTCACAATCTACTCAACGCTGCACCAGTCTGGGCCACACGAGTATTCGCTTCTGCGCCCATTGGCCCTCGGTATGATCACCAGCCACGTCCGGGACCGCCACGAACAGGTTCGGATAGCCGCCTACTCGGCTCTTGCGGATTTGGGCCTCCCGGAGACTGCCGCGTTACTGGATGACGGGTTGCTGGATACCTCGGTCGTCGTCCGCGCGCGCGCCGCGGAGGCGATCGGGAAAGCCGGACTCGCGGCAAAATCCGGGGCATTGCGTCGCGCACTGAGAGATGAGATGCCGACCGTCCGCATTGCCGCCATGACTGCGTTGGCCGACGCGAATGCGAATGATGTTCGACAACGGCTCCTGGACGTCGCCCGTACCGAAGACGGGCCTGAAGCCGTCTTCGCATACGCGGCGTTGGTGAAATTGGGGCGCCTTGAGAAACTGGACGATATTAAGAGCGCCGCGACCTTGCCGGATACTGAGTCGAGAATGGCGGCGTTGGGCGCATTAGGACGCCTCAAGCACCCAGGAAGCCTGGCAGTCTTATCCCAAGCGGTGTATGATCCCGATCCATCCGTACGAGCCTTCGCCGCAGGGGCGCTGGGCGAATTCGGCTCCCCAGGCGGTGTGGCCCCCTTAACGCATGCCATCGGAGATGAAGTGGGAATGGTTCGGGGCGTCGCCGCCACAAGTTTAGGGCGGCTTGGTATCAAGGAGAACCGGCCTCTCCTGCTGGGACTCACCCGGGATCCGAATCCACACGTCCGTGCCAGCGCCGTTGAAGGGTTACTCCGCCTCGGAGATGCTTCAGCGCTTTCCCTTGCCGGCGATCTGGCGCGACATCCGGATCCTTCCATTCGGAGTGCAGCCGCCCAAGCACTGAGCGCATCTTCGGACAAACAAGCGCTGACGCTCCTGCAAAATCTGCTACGAGACCAACAACCCATCCCTCGACTGATGGCCGCCAGGTCGTTGAGGAAGAGCCATGTCGAGGCTGTCCCGGTACTGGTCGAAGGCCTACAAGACTCTGATGAAGCGGTGCGCATCGCGTCGGCGCATAGTCTGCTCCATCAGATCACTCAACAGAGTTCAGGGAAACGTCGCCGTTAA
- a CDS encoding hypothetical protein (conserved protein of unknown function), which translates to MEQQPKHSSPGTNPLSLPAGDGPMSDVTDSTQAESLASAESVAVGQEAVALEEEQIKDEIDIQIDLLNDPDWVVRREAVITLGEMADERCVEPLARALRDGDWQVREVAIEAMGQVGSPAVEMLLKLLRDWEVRKYAILALGRIRDERVLDPLMLQLRNDEFKDDAIHALVELGEPSVEKLIGALRDKDENVRKSAVLALGRIKSSDAITPLIDMLSDKDWFTRLTAAAALESIGDERGREAIKPLLKDPDMVVKMRVERILAKWKKQSITQPANA; encoded by the coding sequence ATGGAGCAACAACCCAAACATTCATCGCCGGGTACGAACCCTCTCAGTCTTCCGGCCGGTGATGGTCCTATGAGTGACGTCACCGATTCGACGCAGGCTGAGTCGCTTGCCTCTGCCGAATCCGTTGCTGTTGGACAGGAGGCGGTCGCTCTCGAGGAAGAGCAAATCAAAGACGAGATCGATATTCAAATCGATCTCCTCAATGATCCTGATTGGGTCGTCCGTCGAGAGGCCGTCATCACGCTCGGTGAAATGGCTGATGAGCGGTGTGTGGAGCCATTGGCCCGCGCGTTACGGGATGGAGATTGGCAGGTTCGAGAAGTTGCGATCGAAGCGATGGGGCAGGTTGGCTCCCCCGCTGTCGAAATGCTCCTGAAACTGCTACGCGACTGGGAAGTGCGCAAATACGCCATTCTGGCGCTCGGAAGAATTCGCGACGAACGGGTGCTTGATCCCTTGATGCTTCAACTGCGGAACGACGAGTTTAAGGATGACGCCATCCATGCCTTGGTTGAACTCGGTGAGCCTTCCGTCGAGAAGTTGATCGGCGCGCTTCGGGACAAAGACGAAAATGTTCGCAAGAGCGCAGTGCTGGCCTTGGGACGGATCAAGAGCAGCGATGCCATCACACCGCTCATCGATATGCTCAGTGATAAAGACTGGTTCACTCGGCTGACGGCAGCGGCGGCGTTGGAGTCGATCGGCGACGAACGGGGACGTGAGGCCATCAAACCATTGTTGAAAGATCCGGACATGGTGGTCAAGATGCGCGTCGAGCGCATTCTTGCGAAGTGGAAGAAGCAGTCTATTACCCAACCGGCTAATGCCTGA
- a CDS encoding hypothetical protein (conserved protein of unknown function), with translation MVKFFGVLVLLFGAFGAGYYLGQRPVGTLQRTVAELQQSLKDVSRNVLDTTLGIERDLRRRQGLVEAKSRLVQTKAHMVDRNYGDAAKELTEAIDSVEAITKGAKVDPMTTALRDLAGSLREVKLELAMGKSVTLKKLDELQLKMDQLLSK, from the coding sequence ATGGTGAAATTTTTCGGTGTGCTTGTACTGCTCTTCGGCGCATTCGGAGCTGGTTATTATCTTGGACAACGACCCGTCGGCACGCTCCAGCGAACCGTCGCTGAGCTGCAGCAGTCCTTAAAGGATGTGTCCAGAAACGTGTTGGACACCACACTCGGGATCGAGCGAGATCTCCGCCGGCGCCAAGGACTCGTGGAGGCCAAGTCTCGATTGGTACAGACCAAAGCCCACATGGTCGACCGAAATTACGGCGACGCGGCAAAGGAGTTAACCGAAGCCATCGATTCGGTTGAAGCCATCACCAAGGGAGCCAAAGTCGATCCCATGACGACTGCTCTGCGCGATCTCGCCGGATCACTGCGCGAGGTGAAACTGGAACTGGCGATGGGGAAATCGGTGACGTTGAAGAAGTTGGATGAACTGCAGCTGAAGATGGATCAGTTACTGAGCAAGTAG
- a CDS encoding hypothetical protein (conserved protein of unknown function) codes for MAKKRAAEPEEVQLKKKIVAKRTIHDNPKGDSALRSLRKRLKREQRKRRALAQRKKQAAGSKAAATASS; via the coding sequence ATGGCCAAAAAGCGGGCAGCGGAGCCGGAGGAAGTACAACTCAAGAAGAAGATTGTCGCGAAGCGTACCATCCATGATAATCCAAAAGGAGACAGTGCCCTCCGATCGCTCAGGAAGCGATTGAAGCGGGAGCAGCGCAAGCGGAGGGCTCTGGCACAGCGGAAAAAACAAGCGGCTGGAAGCAAGGCGGCTGCCACGGCATCGAGTTAA